A region of Anolis sagrei isolate rAnoSag1 chromosome 2, rAnoSag1.mat, whole genome shotgun sequence DNA encodes the following proteins:
- the TSFM gene encoding elongation factor Ts, mitochondrial, with product MMQKMAALGRVLVFPRKRNTAVGQLLGEHLARFLHTGLPVLAAKELLVKLRKKTGYSYVNCKKALEKFDDDLKEAEIWLHEQAQKEGWSKASKLQGRKTKEGLIGLLQEANSAVMVEVNCETDFVARNARFQHLVQQAAIGTMNHYQGTMNQLNTYAKCFLKSNELSQLRIGPDGSLLSDQLALSIGKLGENMIIKRAVWVSVPENNFIGSYIHGAPPEGNPLLPHTMLGKYGALVVCSPSEQCPKSDFPELGWRLGQHVVGMAPLSVGSLEDELGGESETKMLSQPFLLDPTISLGQYIQPRGVSVLDFVRFECGEDTESLESE from the exons TTACTTGGTGAACATCTTGCCCGTTTTCTTCATACTGGCCTTCCAGTACTAGCAGCAAAAGAGCTTCTGGTGAAGCTTAGGAAGAAAACTGGTTACTCATATGTAAACTGTAAGAAAGCCTTGGAGAAATTTGATGATGATCTTAAAGAG GCTGAAATCTGGCTGCATGAACAAGCCCAAAAGGAGGGCTGGAGCAAAGCTTCCAAACTGCAAGGGAGGAAGACGAAGGAAGGGCTGATAGGGCTGCTACAGGAGGCAAACTCGGCGGTGATGGTGGAG GTAAACTGTGAAACAGACTTTGTGGCCCGAAATGCCAGGTTTCAACACCTTGTTCAACAAGCAGCAATTGGAACAATGAACCATTATCAGGGGACCATGAACCAATTAAACACATATGCAAAG TGTTTCTTAAAGTCGAATGAGCTTTCTCAGCTGAGGATTGGGCCAGATGGATCCTTACTTAGCGACCAGCTCGCTTTGTCTATTG GCAAACTGGGTGAGAACATGATTATTAAGAGGGCAGTGTGGGTGTCGGTGCCAGAGAACAACTTCATCGGCTCTTACATACACGGAGCTCCCCCAGAAGGAAATCCTCTGCTGCCTCATACAATGTTGGGCAAATATGGTGCCTTGGTGGTCTGTAGCCCCTCTGAACAATGCCCCAAGTCAGACTTTCCTGAGCTCGGCTGGAGGCTGGGCCAGCATGTGGTGGGCATGGCTCCCCTCTCTGTCGGCTCTCTGGAGGATGAACTCGGGGGAGAGTCTGAAACAAAGATGCTTTCCCAGCCCTTCCTCCTGGACCCCACAATTTCCTTGGGACAGTATATTCAGCCCAGAGGCGTATCTGTGCTGGACTTCGTGAGGTTTGAATGTGGAGAAGATACAGAATCATTGGAGTCAGAATAG